AGAATCATAAAGTTGCACGTCCCGGCCCATGTTCACCAGCTTGGCAACATTGATCACCACATGCTGGGTGAACAGGCCGAACTTCAAGCGGTTGAATATCTCATCAACAGTCTCAGCCATGGTCCACGCATGCATGCGCGTATTCATGAAAGTTATGACTTTATGATTAATCACGGGAATTTGCCTCCGGCGGCTTAAACCCTTTTGCAAAAGGGTTTAGGAGTCCCAAAAACTTATAGTAGAGCTTTGCATCTTCGTTAACGGACAACCCCCCTCACAAAACGGCAAAGGCATACAACCTATAAATTAAAGAATTTATGTGCGTTGTCTGAACAAATTTTCCAGAGTTCGTTCACATCCATTTCTTTCAGCTCTGCAACCTTGGCGGCAGTAAAAACCACGAACGCAGGTTCATTACGTTTGCCTCGCCACGGTTCGGGGGTCAGGAATGGACAATCAGTTTCCAGCACCAGACGATCAACCGGGATAGATTTCACTGCTTCCTGCGCAATTTCATTCTTTTTATATGTAACAGGTCCGGGAATAGAAATATACCAACCGTGATCTATTATGCGTTGTGCAATCTCAGCATCACCGCCAAAACAGTGCCAAAGCAACGGCTTACCGGACCAGCCGAAATCTTCAAGCACTTCAAGGGTACGCTCATGAGCATCGCGGCTATGTATGACTACTGGAAGATCAAGTTCCTCCGCCAATTTAAGCTGTTTGCGGAAAACATCTTCCTGCACATCATACGGCACACGGTCCCAATAAAAATCCAGACCTATCTCGCCCACGGCTTTCAAGCGCGGGTCTGCCTTGAAAGCATCACGCATGGCCGCAATATCTTCTTCTACAAATTTACCGGAATCATTGGGATGCACGCCGAGTAGAAAGAAGACTTCCGGGGAATCCGCAAAGATCCCCTTGTTTTCATGGTAGGCCTGCGGTCCTAGAAAGACGTTACCGATTTTGCCTACTCCGCTCTCTTTGGCTCTTGCCAGCACTTCCGGCAGATCTTCACGGAATTCTTCCAAATCCAGATGGGCATGAGTTTCCACACCCGGAACATTTATGCCCACGCTCTGGGGCAATGCTCTGTTTTTCTTTTTTTTCTTAGCCATAATATAGATATGATGCGCTACGCGCTTTTGATGAAAGAAGCCTTCGGCGCCCCTCCGGGGACCAAAGAAACTTTTGCAAAAGTTTCTCTGGACTCTTCAAAACCTTTTAGTTGGGCTTTAGAGGGGGATTTCTATAAATTTTCCCAAATACTAAGAACAGCTTTTTCCTGCTCTTTCATAGTATATGAACGGATGGTCTGTTGCCCTGCTTCTAAGGCACTGTCAAGAACAGGACCACCCTCGCGCCAAAGGGTAATGGCTTTTTCAAGATTGAAGGCCGCGTCCAGCACGTCCGCATCTGCGGACCAGAAACCGTTGCCGGACCACGGGACATCACGCAGAGGCCACCACGGTTTGAAGGTCGCGCCTTCAATCTGGCGCATGTAGTCCCAACCCCCGAAACCGGAAAAGCCAACGGGGATACAACCTGACGCAAGAGATTCAAGAGGCGGCAACGGGCAACCTTCCGGGAAGCCGGAAACAAGAAAAATATGGCAGGACCGCAAAGCCTCGGCCACGCCCTTGGCATCCATCCCGGAAATCTCCACCCAACGGACCTCGGCACCGGGGTTACGAGATTCAAAAATGGACTTGATCTGGCTGACGAGAGCTTTGTTCTTACGCGGCATGTACGCAATTTTAATCTTTCCGCCGGACTTCTTCTCAGGAGGATAAAACATCTCCGTATCAATACCCGGCCGCAAAATC
The nucleotide sequence above comes from Marinifilum sp. JC120. Encoded proteins:
- a CDS encoding TatD family deoxyribonuclease: MAKKKKKNRALPQSVGINVPGVETHAHLDLEEFREDLPEVLARAKESGVGKIGNVFLGPQAYHENKGIFADSPEVFFLLGVHPNDSGKFVEEDIAAMRDAFKADPRLKAVGEIGLDFYWDRVPYDVQEDVFRKQLKLAEELDLPVVIHSRDAHERTLEVLEDFGWSGKPLLWHCFGGDAEIAQRIIDHGWYISIPGPVTYKKNEIAQEAVKSIPVDRLVLETDCPFLTPEPWRGKRNEPAFVVFTAAKVAELKEMDVNELWKICSDNAHKFFNL
- a CDS encoding glycosyltransferase family 1 protein codes for the protein MKTYIFIPPVRKPTGGITVFCQIASILARHGKDVQLVMREKGSWMPQLAEGYPDPVHWDDVQLTPDDLWLVPEGWVNSLAPGLNAKAKCLVYCQNWAYLFSSLPEGVSWANLPVSFLAVSHPVEWFMQQTVGKVSPILRPGIDTEMFYPPEKKSGGKIKIAYMPRKNKALVSQIKSIFESRNPGAEVRWVEISGMDAKGVAEALRSCHIFLVSGFPEGCPLPPLESLASGCIPVGFSGFGGWDYMRQIEGATFKPWWPLRDVPWSGNGFWSADADVLDAAFNLEKAITLWREGGPVLDSALEAGQQTIRSYTMKEQEKAVLSIWENL